Within Conexibacter woesei DSM 14684, the genomic segment TCGTGAAGATGAACCAGATCGGCACGATCAGCGAGACCGTCGACGTCGTGTCGCGCGCGCGGGCGGCCGGCTTCACCACCGTCATCTCGGCCCGCTCCGGCGAGACCGAGGACCCCGTGCTCGCCGACCTCGCCGTCGGCCTCGCCGGCGGTCAGATCAAGATCGGCTCGGTCACCCAGTCAGAGCGGCTCGCGAAGTACAACCGCCTGCTGCGGATCGAGCGCGAGCTCGGCGACGCGGCCCAGCTCGCACCGCCGCTCGCGCTCAGTCGTCTCTCGGGCAGTGGCGATTTCGGCGTGGACGACCGGGTCGGCGTCTCCTGAACAACGGCGCATTTGCGCTGATCTCGGATCCAAGTTTGATTCGCATGAGGGCAGATAACATCACATTTTTCTAAAAACTAAGCGGCAAGCGGCCCGCTCTTGACATAGGAATTGGATCCGAGTACGGTCGCGAAATGACCTCGCTTTCCACTGTCGAGCTGTTCGTCAACGGCACGCTCATGCGCGGCTTGCAGCTGCACGACAACCTCGCCGGGGCGACCTTCCTCGGCGAGCGCACGACCGTCCCGGCCTACCGCCTGCATGCGATCGACGAGTCGTATCCCGCGATGGTCCGAGACGACGAGAACGGCACGGCGATCGCCGGAGAGCTGTACGCGATGGAGCTGCGACAGCTCGCGCGCGTCCTCGAACGCGAACCGGCGGGTCTCGGCATCGGCGTGATCGAGCTCGACGACGCCGCCGGCCACCGCATCGGCGTCGTCTGGACCGGAGGCGAGCTGCCGGCGACCGCGACGGACATCACCCAGCTCGGCGGCTGGCGCGCGTACATCGCCGAGCGGTCCGCGGCGACGGTCGGCGAGGAGACGGGCAGATGACGAGAGCGATCGTCGACGCGGACGGGCCGCGCAACACGATCGGTGGCGGCATGCGCGCCGACGGCCCGACGCCGGAGGCGTTCCCGCCGCCGGAGTCGCTGCGGCCGACGCTCGTCGGCGAGCGCTACATGGTCGCCGCCGGGCATCCGCTGGTCGCGCAGGTCGCCGCGCAGGTGTTCGAGCGCGGCGGCAACGCCGTCGACGCCGGCGTCGCCGCCGGCCTGGCGAGCAACGTCGTGCAGTCCGACCAGTGCAACCTCGGCGGTGTCGCGCCGATCGTCGTCAAGCCCGCCGCCGAGGCGACCGTTCACAGCGTCGCCGGCTGCGGCTGGTGGGGCGCGTCGGCGACGATCGACACGTTCACCGCGCGCTACGGCGACGACATGCCGCTCGGCGCGCCGGTCGGGATCGTGCCGGCCGCGCTGTCGGCGTGGGTGCGAGCGCTCCAGCGCTTCGGCACCTGGACCTTCGCCGACTGCGCCGCGTACGCGATCGCCCTCGCGCGCGACGGCTTCACGCTCGACGCCCGGCTCGCCTCCTCGTTCGAGATCATGGGCGCCGGCTTCTCGCAGTGGGAGTCCTCGCGTGCGATCTACTGGCCCGCGGGACGGCCGCCGCGGGCAGGCGAGCGGCTGGTCCAGGACGCGCTCGGCCGCCTCCTGCAGCAGCTCGCCGCGGCGGAGCGTGGGGCGACCCGCGAGGCCGCGCTGGACGCCGTCCACGACGCCTTCTACAAGGGCGAGCCGGCGGAGGCGATCGCCCGTCACTCAGTCGCGAACGGCGGCTGGCTGACGCTCGACGACCTCGCCGGCTTCGACGCCGAGATCGAGCCGGCGGTTCACCGCCGGACCGGTTCCTGGGAGGTCTGGACGCCGACGACCTGGTGTCAGGGCCCCGCGCTGCTGCAGGCGCTCGCGACGCTCGACGGGTACGACCTCGCGGCGCTCGGTCACAACTCGCCGGAGTACGTCCACCTCGTCGCCGAGGCGACGAAGCTCGCGTTCTACGACCGCGAGCGCCACTACGGCGACCCGCGCTTCGTCGACGTCCCGCTCGAACGGCTGCTGTCCGACGAGCGCGCCGAGCAGGCGCGTGCGAGCATCGTCGCCGCGGAGGCGACGCCGGGGTTGAGCGCCGGAGGCGCCGCGTACGCGGGCCGCTTCGACACGACCTACCTCTGCACGATCGACGCCGACGGCAACGCGTTCTCGGCGATGCCGTCTGACACGATCGACGGCGCGCCGATCATCGAGCAGCTCGGCATCTTCATCTCGCCGCGCGGCGTGCAGAGCCGCCTCGACCCGGCCCACCCGGCGGCGCTGGCGCCCGGCAAGCGCCCGCGGCTCACGCCCGCGCCGGCGATCGCGCTCGGCGACGACGGACGCGTGCTCGCGTTCGGCTGCCCCGGCGGCGACGTGATCCTGCAGGGCATGCTGCAGGCGTTCCTGAACCTGACGGTCTTCGGGATGACGCCGCAGCAGGCGGTCGAGGCGCCGCGCTTCGCCGCCTTCGCCTGGCCGGACTCCTTCTTCCCCCACGGCGAGGTGCCCGCGCGCGTCTCGCTCGAGGGCCGCCTCGGCGACGACGTCGCCGAGGAGCTCGCACGACGTGGTCACGACGTGCGCCGGTGGCCGGACTTCGAGTTCGACGCCGGCGCCGTCTCGATGGTGCTGGACATGCAGGCGCCGGCCGACGGCCGGCGGGCGTTGGCCGCGGGTGCGGATCCGCGGCGGATCAACTACGCCCTCGGGCGCTAGGAGCGAGAGAGAGATGGATCTGAAGTACGACATGGCGCAGCTCACGCGGCGCCAGATGCTGCGCACGGCCGGCGCCGGCGCGCTCGCGCTCGGCGGCGGCAGCCTGCTGGCGGCGTGCGGCAGCTCGGAGTCGAGCTCGAAGTCGGGCTCCGGCTCGGGCGGCGAGACGGAGGTCAGCGACCAGCTCGGGTGGCTCAAGCTCTCGCAGTTCGCCGGCTTCTTCCTCGCGCAGGAGAAGGGCTACTACGAGGACGAGGGGATCGCGGCGGACATACGCGCCGGCGGCCCCAACATC encodes:
- a CDS encoding allophanate hydrolase-related protein, with the protein product MTSLSTVELFVNGTLMRGLQLHDNLAGATFLGERTTVPAYRLHAIDESYPAMVRDDENGTAIAGELYAMELRQLARVLEREPAGLGIGVIELDDAAGHRIGVVWTGGELPATATDITQLGGWRAYIAERSAATVGEETGR
- a CDS encoding gamma-glutamyltransferase family protein, translated to MTRAIVDADGPRNTIGGGMRADGPTPEAFPPPESLRPTLVGERYMVAAGHPLVAQVAAQVFERGGNAVDAGVAAGLASNVVQSDQCNLGGVAPIVVKPAAEATVHSVAGCGWWGASATIDTFTARYGDDMPLGAPVGIVPAALSAWVRALQRFGTWTFADCAAYAIALARDGFTLDARLASSFEIMGAGFSQWESSRAIYWPAGRPPRAGERLVQDALGRLLQQLAAAERGATREAALDAVHDAFYKGEPAEAIARHSVANGGWLTLDDLAGFDAEIEPAVHRRTGSWEVWTPTTWCQGPALLQALATLDGYDLAALGHNSPEYVHLVAEATKLAFYDRERHYGDPRFVDVPLERLLSDERAEQARASIVAAEATPGLSAGGAAYAGRFDTTYLCTIDADGNAFSAMPSDTIDGAPIIEQLGIFISPRGVQSRLDPAHPAALAPGKRPRLTPAPAIALGDDGRVLAFGCPGGDVILQGMLQAFLNLTVFGMTPQQAVEAPRFAAFAWPDSFFPHGEVPARVSLEGRLGDDVAEELARRGHDVRRWPDFEFDAGAVSMVLDMQAPADGRRALAAGADPRRINYALGR